A portion of the Micromonospora vinacea genome contains these proteins:
- the rsmD gene encoding 16S rRNA (guanine(966)-N(2))-methyltransferase RsmD, translated as MTRIVAGTLGGRRIAAPPGAGTRPTSDRVREALFSAVQAEVDLDGARFADLYAGSGAVGLEALSRGARHVLLVESDPRAARVIRENVATLRAGPAARLVTGKVATVLASGPDGEPYDVVFADPPYAVPDEEITAMLAALADGGWLAPDALVVVERSRRTREFDWVEGITAERSRRYGETTLWYGRRS; from the coding sequence GTGACCCGGATCGTGGCCGGGACGCTCGGTGGCCGGCGGATCGCCGCGCCGCCCGGCGCCGGCACCCGACCCACCTCGGACCGGGTCCGGGAGGCGCTGTTCAGTGCCGTCCAGGCCGAGGTCGATCTCGACGGCGCCCGCTTCGCCGACCTGTACGCCGGCTCCGGCGCGGTCGGGCTGGAGGCGCTGTCCCGGGGGGCCCGGCACGTGTTGCTTGTCGAGTCCGACCCGCGGGCGGCTCGGGTGATCCGGGAGAACGTGGCGACCCTCCGCGCCGGTCCGGCGGCCCGTCTGGTCACCGGCAAGGTGGCGACGGTGCTGGCCTCCGGGCCGGACGGCGAGCCGTACGACGTGGTCTTCGCCGACCCGCCGTACGCGGTGCCGGACGAGGAGATCACCGCGATGTTGGCCGCGCTGGCCGACGGGGGCTGGTTGGCGCCCGACGCGCTGGTGGTGGTGGAGCGTTCCCGCCGGACCAGGGAGTTCGACTGGGTGGAGGGGATCACCGCCGAGCGCAGTCGCCGTTACGGCGAGACCACCCTTTGGTACGGTCGCCGATCATGA
- a CDS encoding endo alpha-1,4 polygalactosaminidase: MRIRPRRHVAVRPLRRVLSAGVVLVLVVPAYGCRPTLTPPGAPTAWPAAQARHWQWQWQVSGPLDPMVDADVFLLDPVATTAAQTAELRSRDRRLICQVNVGSVRSDDPDASRFPEVVRGAAGRRPDSRWLDVRSWDALRPVLTDRFRLCRGKGFGAVALFDADGYAARTGFPLDFDDQLLFNRRLAELARSLSLSPGLVNDVPQLAALAPDFDFAVNEECVRLAQCAKLLPFSDADKPVFHVEYTGSTDDFCVTTVGYGFASIRKDRTLDASREACPLP, translated from the coding sequence ATGCGGATCCGGCCGCGGCGACACGTCGCCGTACGCCCACTGCGACGCGTCCTGTCCGCTGGCGTCGTCCTCGTGCTGGTGGTGCCGGCGTACGGGTGCCGGCCCACGCTGACCCCGCCCGGCGCGCCCACCGCGTGGCCGGCGGCCCAGGCCCGGCACTGGCAGTGGCAGTGGCAGGTCAGCGGCCCGCTCGACCCGATGGTGGACGCCGACGTCTTCCTGCTCGACCCGGTGGCCACCACCGCCGCGCAGACCGCTGAGCTGCGCTCCCGGGACCGCCGGTTGATCTGCCAGGTCAACGTGGGGTCGGTCCGCTCCGACGACCCGGACGCCAGCCGGTTCCCGGAGGTCGTCCGGGGCGCGGCCGGACGTCGACCCGACAGCCGGTGGCTGGACGTCCGCAGTTGGGACGCGCTCCGACCGGTACTGACCGACCGGTTCCGGCTCTGCCGGGGCAAGGGATTCGGCGCGGTGGCGCTCTTCGACGCCGACGGGTACGCGGCGCGCACCGGCTTTCCGCTCGACTTCGACGACCAGCTGCTGTTCAACCGCCGGCTGGCCGAACTGGCCCGCTCGTTGAGCCTCTCGCCCGGGCTGGTCAACGACGTGCCGCAGCTCGCCGCACTGGCCCCGGACTTCGACTTCGCTGTCAACGAGGAGTGCGTCCGGCTGGCCCAGTGCGCCAAGCTGCTGCCGTTCAGCGACGCCGACAAGCCGGTCTTCCACGTCGAGTACACCGGCTCGACCGACGACTTCTGTGTCACCACCGTCGGCTACGGCTTCGCGTCGATCCGCAAGGACCGCACGCTGGACGCGTCCCGAGAAGCCTGCCCACTCCCCTGA
- a CDS encoding LPXTG cell wall anchor domain-containing protein, whose amino-acid sequence MNPPKSPFRRVAAIAAGALIGLAGVVTFAAPASAHHSEIQVKADCDTATGEWVATWTVKTFAPGDVTSYKFSEVSAKTYVGDTASDATIDGIAATEDKVYPYAVSDAVTATQRLDAKTTKATLSVRAMWNNEFEDKELRSASIEFSGTCAKEQPPVPATPKPTANVAADCDGVVVVKLGNAEDATAPAKFTITGAGDFTKDATVAPGESKSVKVPAKNATSIKVVADGLDKPLFEGTPATAENCVEPGEPAGSYKSTCTELIFDIANPADGKTITITFTPNKGKAQTLTVEPGKSGTVTFPAEEGLTVTPTAEGLDDSSPIAWEKPADCTPGQGGGDKDEPALPLTGAATGGIIAGAAVLLAAGVALFMVARRRRVRFTA is encoded by the coding sequence GTGAACCCTCCCAAGTCTCCGTTCCGGCGCGTCGCGGCCATCGCCGCAGGCGCGCTGATCGGCCTCGCCGGCGTCGTGACGTTCGCCGCACCCGCCAGCGCCCACCACAGCGAGATCCAGGTCAAGGCCGACTGTGACACCGCCACCGGCGAGTGGGTGGCCACCTGGACCGTCAAGACCTTCGCCCCGGGCGACGTCACCAGCTACAAGTTCAGCGAGGTCTCGGCGAAGACGTACGTCGGCGACACCGCCAGCGACGCCACCATCGACGGCATCGCGGCGACCGAGGACAAGGTCTACCCGTACGCCGTCAGCGACGCGGTGACCGCCACCCAGCGCCTGGACGCGAAGACCACCAAGGCCACCCTGTCGGTGCGGGCCATGTGGAACAACGAGTTCGAGGACAAGGAGCTGCGCTCCGCGTCGATCGAGTTCAGTGGCACCTGCGCCAAGGAGCAGCCCCCGGTTCCGGCCACCCCCAAGCCGACCGCCAACGTGGCCGCGGACTGTGACGGCGTCGTCGTCGTCAAGCTCGGCAACGCCGAGGACGCCACCGCGCCGGCGAAGTTCACCATCACCGGTGCCGGCGACTTCACCAAGGACGCCACCGTCGCACCCGGCGAGAGCAAGTCGGTGAAGGTGCCCGCCAAGAACGCCACCTCCATCAAGGTGGTCGCCGACGGGCTGGACAAGCCGCTCTTCGAGGGCACGCCCGCCACCGCTGAGAACTGCGTCGAGCCCGGCGAGCCGGCCGGCAGCTACAAGTCGACCTGCACCGAGCTGATCTTCGACATCGCCAACCCGGCGGATGGCAAGACGATCACCATCACCTTCACCCCGAACAAGGGCAAGGCCCAGACGCTGACCGTCGAGCCGGGCAAGAGCGGCACCGTCACCTTCCCGGCTGAGGAGGGTCTGACCGTGACCCCGACCGCCGAGGGTCTCGACGACAGCAGCCCGATCGCCTGGGAGAAGCCCGCCGACTGCACCCCGGGTCAGGGTGGCGGCGACAAGGACGAGCCGGCCCTGCCGCTGACCGGTGCTGCCACCGGCGGCATCATCGCCGGCGCGGCGGTCCTGCTGGCCGCCGGCGTGGCGCTGTTCATGGTGGCGCGTCGTCGTCGGGTTCGCTTCACCGCCTGA
- a CDS encoding YceD family protein — MPKHSPSTLNPRSPLVLDTRDLPRRPGALREVRRVVPAPADLGVELIGVPEGADLDLDLRLQSVSEGVLVSGTITGPVRGECGRCLREINDSMGVTIQELYAYEDSTTDATTDEDEVGRMQGDLIDLEPALRDALVLTLPTNPLCREDCPGLCPECGAHWDDLPADHSHQQIDPRWAGLSQLTVTEE, encoded by the coding sequence ATGCCCAAGCACTCGCCATCGACACTCAACCCCAGGTCGCCGTTGGTCCTCGACACGAGGGACCTCCCGCGTCGCCCTGGCGCGTTGCGTGAGGTCCGGCGGGTCGTGCCGGCACCGGCGGACCTCGGTGTGGAGTTGATCGGCGTGCCGGAGGGCGCGGACCTCGACCTCGATCTGAGGTTGCAGTCGGTGTCCGAGGGCGTGCTCGTCTCCGGGACCATCACCGGTCCCGTCCGGGGCGAGTGCGGCCGTTGCCTGCGCGAGATCAACGACTCGATGGGCGTGACGATCCAGGAGCTGTACGCGTACGAGGACAGCACCACGGACGCCACGACCGACGAGGACGAGGTGGGCCGGATGCAGGGCGATCTGATCGACCTGGAGCCGGCGCTGCGGGACGCGTTGGTGCTCACGCTGCCGACCAACCCGCTCTGCCGGGAGGACTGCCCAGGACTGTGCCCCGAATGCGGGGCGCACTGGGACGATCTGCCGGCCGACCACAGTCACCAGCAGATCGACCCGCGTTGGGCGGGCCTGTCGCAACTGACCGTTACAGAGGAGTAA
- the mutM gene encoding bifunctional DNA-formamidopyrimidine glycosylase/DNA-(apurinic or apyrimidinic site) lyase produces the protein MPELPEVETVRQGVAQWVVGRRIASVEVRHPRAVRRHGPGDVHFADVLAGRTVLDARRRGKYLWLPLDSGDAIVGHLGMSGQLLLQPPGTTDETHLRVRFRFADDGPELRFVDQRTFGGLSVSEGGAELPDEIAHIARDPMDPEFSDEAFVAALRRRHTEVKRALLDQTLISGVGNIYADEALWRAKLHGGRPTDALTGPAAQRLLGHVRDVLAEAISEGGTSFDALYVNVNGESGYFDRALNAYGREGEPCRRCGAPIRREAFMNRSSYSCPHCQPRPRGSLRG, from the coding sequence GTGCCTGAGCTGCCCGAGGTGGAGACCGTCCGGCAGGGGGTGGCCCAGTGGGTCGTCGGCCGGCGGATCGCCTCGGTCGAGGTTCGTCACCCGCGTGCGGTCCGCCGACATGGTCCGGGCGACGTGCACTTCGCCGACGTGCTCGCCGGCCGGACGGTGCTGGACGCCCGCCGTCGCGGCAAGTACCTGTGGCTGCCACTGGACAGCGGTGACGCGATCGTCGGGCATCTCGGTATGTCGGGTCAGCTGCTGCTCCAGCCACCCGGCACGACCGACGAGACCCATCTGCGGGTCCGGTTCCGGTTCGCCGACGACGGCCCGGAGTTGCGCTTCGTCGACCAGCGCACGTTCGGTGGGCTCTCGGTGAGCGAGGGCGGTGCCGAGCTGCCCGACGAGATCGCGCACATCGCCCGCGACCCGATGGACCCGGAGTTCTCCGACGAGGCGTTCGTCGCGGCGCTGCGCCGCCGGCACACCGAGGTGAAGCGGGCGCTGCTCGACCAGACCCTGATCTCCGGGGTGGGCAACATCTACGCCGACGAGGCGCTCTGGCGCGCCAAGCTGCACGGCGGCCGACCCACCGACGCGCTGACCGGCCCGGCCGCGCAGCGCCTGCTCGGACACGTCCGCGACGTGCTGGCCGAGGCGATCAGCGAGGGCGGCACCAGCTTCGACGCCCTCTACGTCAACGTCAACGGCGAGAGTGGCTACTTCGACCGGGCGCTGAACGCCTACGGCCGCGAGGGCGAGCCGTGCCGGCGGTGCGGCGCGCCCATCCGCCGCGAGGCGTTCATGAACCGCTCCTCGTACAGCTGCCCGCACTGTCAGCCACGGCCCCGGGGTTCCCTTCGGGGATGA
- a CDS encoding phosphate acyltransferase, producing MEPGAARIAVDLLGGDDAPAVVVDGALRAMRADPDLHLLLVGPTEVADELIAALDPAQRARITVRPVRDVVGMADHPSAARSESTVRAAVTAVRDGTADALVSAGATGATVTAAVLGLGRSPEIRQPALAATLPAVAGPVVLLDVGGSLEPRPATLARHAVLGAAYAAVAHSIAAPRVGLLSVGTEAGKGDRVRRATDPLLAVEPLPGGARYVGLVEGYDVALGARADVVVTDGFTGNVLLKAIEGAYAMAGGPPAQGGAPRAAALLGVAGTVVVCHGSARADDVASGIALAAHLWRRRATDLVSALLDRDAATDRTDCSTDTEVRT from the coding sequence GTGGAGCCGGGCGCCGCGCGGATCGCCGTTGACCTCCTCGGCGGGGACGACGCTCCCGCCGTCGTGGTTGACGGCGCTCTGCGGGCCATGCGCGCCGACCCTGACCTGCATCTGCTTCTCGTCGGTCCGACCGAGGTCGCCGACGAGTTGATTGCTGCCCTCGATCCGGCGCAACGCGCCCGGATCACGGTGCGGCCCGTCCGCGATGTCGTCGGCATGGCCGACCATCCCAGCGCCGCCCGCTCCGAGAGCACCGTCCGGGCCGCGGTCACCGCCGTCCGTGACGGGACCGCCGACGCCCTGGTCTCCGCCGGCGCCACCGGTGCCACGGTCACCGCCGCCGTGCTCGGCCTCGGCCGCTCGCCGGAGATCCGCCAACCCGCGCTGGCCGCCACCCTGCCCGCCGTGGCGGGGCCGGTCGTGCTGCTCGACGTCGGCGGCTCCCTGGAACCCCGCCCGGCCACCCTCGCCCGCCACGCCGTGCTCGGCGCCGCCTACGCGGCGGTGGCCCACTCGATCGCCGCGCCCCGGGTCGGGCTGCTGTCGGTCGGCACCGAGGCCGGCAAGGGTGACCGGGTCCGCCGCGCCACCGACCCGCTGCTCGCCGTCGAACCGCTGCCCGGTGGGGCGCGCTACGTCGGTCTGGTCGAGGGGTACGACGTGGCCCTCGGCGCGCGCGCCGATGTGGTCGTCACCGACGGCTTCACCGGTAACGTGCTGCTCAAGGCCATTGAGGGCGCGTACGCGATGGCCGGCGGCCCACCCGCCCAGGGCGGCGCGCCTCGCGCGGCGGCCCTGTTGGGCGTCGCGGGGACGGTGGTCGTGTGCCACGGGTCCGCCCGCGCCGACGACGTCGCCTCCGGCATAGCTCTCGCCGCCCACCTGTGGCGGCGGCGCGCCACCGATCTGGTCTCCGCGTTGCTCGACCGCGACGCCGCGACGGATCGCACCGATTGCTCCACCGACACCGAGGTACGCACATGA
- the coaD gene encoding pantetheine-phosphate adenylyltransferase, with the protein MRRAVCPGSFDPVTNGHLDIIGRASRLFDEVIVGVLVNQSKSGLFTVEERIEMLREVTSSYGNVRVESFRGLLVDFCRAQQASVLIKGLRAVSDFDYELQMAQMNIGLAGVETLFMPTNPLYSFLSSSLVKDVAKWGGDISAHVPDPVREALQARLGPRP; encoded by the coding sequence ATGAGACGTGCGGTGTGTCCCGGTTCGTTCGACCCGGTCACCAACGGACACCTCGACATCATCGGAAGGGCCAGTCGGCTCTTCGATGAGGTGATCGTCGGTGTGTTGGTGAATCAGTCGAAGAGTGGCCTGTTCACCGTCGAGGAGCGCATCGAGATGCTCCGCGAGGTGACCTCGTCGTACGGCAACGTGCGGGTCGAGTCGTTCCGAGGGCTGCTGGTGGACTTCTGCCGGGCCCAGCAGGCCAGTGTGCTGATCAAGGGGCTGCGGGCGGTCAGTGACTTCGACTACGAGTTGCAGATGGCCCAGATGAACATCGGGCTGGCTGGTGTCGAGACGCTCTTCATGCCGACCAACCCGCTCTACTCGTTCCTCTCGTCGAGCCTGGTCAAGGATGTGGCCAAGTGGGGTGGCGACATCTCCGCCCACGTCCCCGACCCGGTCCGCGAAGCCCTCCAGGCCCGCCTGGGCCCTCGCCCCTGA
- the rpmF gene encoding 50S ribosomal protein L32 — protein MAVPKRKMSRSNTRSRRANWKATVVATVACPQCKSPKLPHAACSVCGTYNGRQVLEV, from the coding sequence GTGGCCGTCCCGAAGCGCAAGATGTCGCGCAGCAACACCCGGTCCCGCCGGGCGAACTGGAAGGCGACAGTGGTCGCGACCGTTGCGTGCCCGCAGTGCAAGTCCCCGAAGCTGCCGCACGCCGCCTGCTCCGTCTGCGGCACCTACAACGGCCGCCAGGTTCTCGAGGTCTGA
- the rnc gene encoding ribonuclease III, producing MSNDKRRRASVGHLEAAFGVSLEPELLQRALTHRSYAYENGGLPTNERLEFLGDSVLGVVITTALFHNHPDLPEGQLAKLRASVVNMRALADVARGLGPDGLGAYLLLGKGEETTGGRDKASILADTLEALLGAIYLQYGLDTTGIVIHRLFDPLMAESAGRGAALDWKTSLQELTAALGLGVPEYRIEGTGPDHLKTFTAWVVVAGNRYGGAEGRSKKEAEQRAAEAAWRTLAEQNGQNGDEGQDGRAGDDRQDQSDVRDDSADRDEPFGPLERAERAAQAEQADHLAQALPAGGADGHETGRRRA from the coding sequence ATGAGCAACGACAAGCGGCGGCGGGCGTCCGTCGGTCACCTGGAAGCCGCCTTCGGAGTGAGCCTGGAACCCGAGCTGCTCCAGCGCGCGTTGACCCACCGGTCGTACGCGTACGAGAACGGCGGGCTGCCGACCAACGAGCGGCTGGAGTTCCTCGGCGACTCGGTGCTCGGCGTGGTTATCACCACGGCGCTCTTCCACAACCACCCGGATCTGCCCGAGGGGCAGTTGGCCAAGCTGCGGGCCAGCGTGGTCAACATGCGCGCGCTCGCCGACGTGGCCCGCGGTCTGGGCCCGGACGGGCTGGGCGCGTACCTGCTGCTCGGTAAGGGTGAGGAGACGACCGGGGGTCGGGACAAGGCGAGCATCCTGGCCGACACGCTGGAGGCGCTGCTCGGCGCGATCTACCTCCAGTACGGCCTGGACACCACGGGGATCGTCATCCACCGGCTCTTCGACCCGCTGATGGCCGAGTCGGCTGGTCGCGGGGCCGCCCTGGACTGGAAGACCAGCCTCCAGGAGCTGACGGCGGCGCTTGGGCTCGGCGTGCCGGAGTACCGGATCGAGGGCACCGGCCCGGATCACCTCAAGACGTTCACCGCCTGGGTGGTGGTGGCCGGCAACCGGTACGGCGGCGCCGAGGGGCGCAGCAAGAAGGAGGCCGAGCAGCGGGCCGCCGAGGCCGCCTGGCGGACGCTCGCCGAGCAGAACGGCCAGAACGGCGACGAGGGCCAGGATGGTCGGGCCGGCGACGACCGCCAGGACCAGTCAGACGTCCGGGACGACTCGGCCGACCGGGACGAACCGTTCGGGCCGCTGGAGCGCGCCGAGCGGGCGGCCCAGGCCGAGCAGGCCGACCACCTGGCGCAGGCACTGCCGGCCGGGGGTGCCGACGGCCACGAGACGGGTCGGCGGCGTGCCTGA
- a CDS encoding MMPL family transporter, with protein sequence MGRRPVTVRLARWSAEHPWRAIALWAVFVAVCFVGGNAAGLNEATSGDQAIGEAGRASLIVDAGDFDDPAEDNVLITSRGGTLDQAAAKAAADDAAARLRTVTGVAGVGQPVTARDGSALLLPITMSGDPETASERVQPLRDATATVQAAHPELRVEQVGGPSIGQALDDTLGKDFKRAELLSLPVTLAILIIAFGALIAASVPVLLALSSVAAAMGLSTLASHLVPATDTTAPVILLIGMAVGVDYSLFYIRREREERAKGRSGLDAVEIAAETSGHAVVVSGFAVIISMAGLLLAGDVVFSSLAIGSILVVAVAVTGSLTVLPALLARLGRWVDRPRVPLLWRLTAPRTGRHGEPRAPRLWPAVLRPALRAPVATLVISVGLLLALAAPALGMKLKFPGMEDLPRTTPAMQAYDRLTAAFPSAGTNHVVAVRAPADQADRVRAALTDLSTRAAGDPLFAPAEADGPKIEVSADRRVSVLDVPTPYASRDDRSVQSLEKLRGGLVPAELRGIPGIEYAVGGGVADSEDYAQHVRDKLPLVMGFVLVLTFLVMAFTFRSVVIAASSIALNLLSAGAAYGLLVLIFQGEWAEGLLGFTSMGAIVSWLPLFLFVVLFGLSMDYHVFVVSRIREGVRSGLPNREAVSYGITSSAGVVTSAAIVMVGVFSIFATLSTIDMKQLGIGLAAAILLDATIIRGVVLPALMTMLGDANWWAPRFLRPRPAPAPTDPPAPAPELVPVP encoded by the coding sequence ATGGGCAGAAGACCGGTGACGGTGCGGCTGGCGCGGTGGAGCGCCGAGCACCCGTGGCGGGCGATCGCACTGTGGGCCGTGTTCGTGGCGGTGTGCTTCGTCGGCGGCAACGCCGCCGGACTCAACGAGGCCACGAGCGGTGACCAGGCGATCGGCGAGGCGGGGCGGGCCAGCCTGATCGTGGACGCCGGTGACTTCGACGACCCGGCCGAGGACAACGTCCTCATCACCTCCCGGGGTGGCACGTTGGACCAGGCGGCGGCGAAGGCGGCGGCCGACGACGCGGCGGCACGGCTGCGTACGGTCACCGGGGTGGCCGGGGTGGGCCAGCCGGTCACCGCGCGCGACGGATCGGCACTGCTGTTGCCGATCACCATGTCGGGTGACCCGGAGACGGCCTCGGAGCGGGTGCAACCGTTGCGGGACGCCACCGCCACCGTGCAGGCCGCGCACCCCGAGCTGCGCGTCGAGCAGGTCGGCGGGCCGTCGATCGGTCAGGCCCTCGACGACACCCTGGGCAAGGACTTCAAGCGCGCCGAGCTGCTCAGCCTGCCGGTCACCCTGGCAATCCTGATCATCGCGTTCGGCGCGCTGATCGCGGCGAGCGTGCCTGTGCTGCTGGCGCTCTCCTCGGTGGCCGCCGCGATGGGTCTGTCCACTCTCGCCTCGCACCTGGTGCCGGCCACCGACACCACCGCACCGGTGATCCTGCTGATCGGCATGGCGGTCGGCGTCGACTACTCGCTGTTCTACATCCGCCGGGAGCGGGAGGAACGCGCCAAGGGCCGGTCCGGTCTGGACGCTGTGGAGATCGCCGCGGAGACCTCCGGACACGCCGTTGTGGTCTCCGGCTTCGCGGTGATCATCTCGATGGCCGGGCTGCTGCTCGCCGGTGACGTGGTCTTCTCGTCCCTCGCCATCGGCTCGATCCTCGTGGTGGCCGTCGCGGTGACCGGTTCGCTGACCGTCCTGCCCGCCCTGCTGGCCCGGCTCGGCCGTTGGGTGGACCGGCCCCGGGTGCCGCTGCTCTGGCGACTGACCGCCCCGCGTACCGGCCGGCACGGTGAGCCCCGCGCGCCCCGGCTGTGGCCGGCGGTGCTCCGGCCCGCGCTGCGCGCGCCGGTGGCGACGCTCGTCATCTCGGTCGGGCTGCTGCTCGCGCTGGCCGCACCGGCGCTCGGCATGAAGCTGAAGTTCCCCGGCATGGAGGACCTGCCCCGCACGACTCCGGCGATGCAGGCGTACGACAGGCTCACCGCCGCCTTCCCGAGCGCCGGCACCAATCACGTGGTGGCCGTCCGGGCGCCGGCCGACCAGGCCGACCGGGTACGCGCCGCCCTCACCGACCTGTCCACCCGGGCGGCCGGTGATCCGCTGTTCGCCCCGGCCGAGGCGGACGGCCCGAAGATCGAGGTGTCGGCCGACCGGCGGGTCTCGGTGCTGGACGTCCCCACCCCGTACGCCAGTCGGGACGACCGGTCGGTGCAGTCGTTGGAGAAGCTGCGCGGCGGCCTGGTCCCGGCCGAGCTGCGCGGCATCCCCGGCATCGAGTACGCGGTGGGCGGCGGCGTGGCCGACAGCGAGGACTACGCGCAGCACGTCCGGGACAAGTTGCCGCTGGTCATGGGCTTCGTGCTGGTGCTGACGTTCCTGGTCATGGCGTTCACCTTCCGGTCGGTGGTGATCGCGGCAAGCTCGATCGCGCTGAACCTGCTCTCCGCCGGCGCCGCGTACGGCCTGCTGGTGCTGATCTTCCAGGGTGAGTGGGCGGAGGGACTGCTCGGCTTCACGTCGATGGGCGCCATCGTGTCCTGGCTGCCGCTGTTCCTCTTCGTGGTGCTCTTCGGCCTCTCGATGGACTACCACGTCTTCGTGGTCAGTCGGATCCGCGAGGGAGTCCGGTCCGGCCTGCCCAACCGCGAGGCCGTGTCGTACGGGATCACCTCGTCGGCCGGGGTGGTGACCAGCGCGGCCATCGTGATGGTCGGGGTCTTCTCGATCTTCGCCACGCTGAGCACCATCGACATGAAGCAGCTCGGCATCGGTCTGGCGGCGGCGATCCTGCTGGATGCCACGATCATCCGCGGCGTGGTGCTGCCGGCGTTGATGACCATGCTCGGCGACGCCAACTGGTGGGCCCCGCGCTTCCTGCGACCTCGCCCGGCGCCCGCGCCCACCGACCCACCCGCCCCCGCCCCGGAGCTGGTGCCGGTCCCCTGA